A single genomic interval of Aedes aegypti strain LVP_AGWG chromosome 1, AaegL5.0 Primary Assembly, whole genome shotgun sequence harbors:
- the LOC5568913 gene encoding protein phosphatase 1 regulatory subunit 21, whose amino-acid sequence MEPENSSKYQKLAAEYSKLRAQATVLRRAVLEEQSKSAALRESLKEKESNLRKTVQEVDSLGFRNKQLERTVASLQQDLEELKKANNKGHKSKNVSINESIVPADTQVIREDLAKKIAENSQLMMQMEDRYAEIKQCQVRMEGLNRELQQQAAVEQKLRKEMEALALRNTELEAKISEAASTIGSEDGLSVTADMENHYNSTSNHFSSTSSQAAVASGGASNNHSSTPGGTGSGNCDDRIVFLEKELSHWRAQYELLKIETTSQRGAAEENVHDSTQDKTEKNLEDNQIQSEQQSREQKLTDCFIKSIGNLFHDKCRAESKLASHLLESQRLQSHLDIMKNRLKDGEKTIRDKEHRYHIIEDELARTRLNYEEQIEVLTEQVVSLSEQLASCK is encoded by the exons CTACGAGCCCAGGCCACTGTCCTCAGGCGGGCCGTTTTggaagagcagagcaagagcgcTGCCCTCCGGGAATCACTCAAAGAGAAGGAATCAAATCTACGCAAAACGGTCCAGGAAGTAGATAGTCTAGGCTTTCGGAACAAGCAACTAGAGCGAACGGTGGCTTCGCTTCAGCAGGACCTGGAAGAGCTCAAGAAAGCCAACAACAAAGGACACAAGTCCAAAAACGTCAGCATCAACGAATCAATCGTACCGGCGGACACACAAGTGATCCGGGAGGACCTGGCCAAGAAGATCGCGGAAAACTCGCAACTGATGATGCAGATGGAGGATCGCTATGCCGAGATCAAACAGTGCCAAGTGCGAATGGAGGGTCTCAATCGGGAACTGCAGCAGCAGGCTGCCGTGGAACAGAAGCTACGGAAGGAGATGGAAGCTCTGGCACTGCGAAACACCGAACTGGAAGCGAAGATATCCGAGGCTGCAAGCACG ATCGGAAGCGAGGACGGATTGAGTGTGACGGCCGACATGGAGAACCACTACAATAGCACTAGTAATCACTTTAGTAGCACTTCGAGCCAAGCGGCGGTGGCATCGGGTGGGGCAAGCAACAACCACAGTAGCACCCCTGGGGGCACCGGCAGCGGCAACTGTGATGATAGGATAGTATTTCTCGAGAAGGAACTAAGTCACTGGCGGGCGCAGTACGAACTGCTCAAAATTGAGACCACTAGTCAGCGGGGGGCCGCGGAGGAAAATGTACACGACTCCACCCAGGATAAAACGGAAAA gaATTTGGAGGACAATCAAATTCAGAGCGAACAGCAATCACGGGAGCAAAAACTGACGGATTGCTTCATCAAAAGCATAGGGAATCTATTTCATGACAAGTGCAGAGCGGAATCGAAACTTGCGTCGCATTTATTAGAG TCTCAAAGACTGCAATCTCATCTGGACATTATGAAGAACCGATTGAAAGATGGCGAGAAAACAATTCGCGACAAGGAGCACCGGTACCACATCATCGAAGATGAACTC GCCCGCACCCGCCTAAACTACGAAGAGCAGATAGAAGTCCTCACCGAACAGGTGGTAAGCCTAAGCGAGCAACTGGCCAGCTGCAAATAA
- the LOC5568912 gene encoding pre-mRNA-splicing factor ISY1 homolog: MARNAEKAMTTLARWRAAKEAETGKNERRPYLASECKDLPKCEKWRLEIIREISKKVAQIQNAGLGEFRIRDLNDEINKLLREKRHWENQISDLGGPHYRRYGPKMFDAEGREVPGNRGYKYFGAAKDLPGVRELFEQEPPPPPKKTRAELMKDIDADYYGYRDDDDGILLPLEEKAEKAAIQKAVEEWKQSRAKGEQKEVEPEEDIYGSDARLSGDADEKQGQQQKDDPMGLLGPRFTAHVPVPSQKDIEAALLRKRKLELMKKYGIEDDEDM, encoded by the exons ATG GCTCGTAACGCTGAAAAAGCAAT GACAACTCTGGCTCGATGGCGCGCTGCAAAGGAAGCGGAAACCGGCAAGAACGAACGCCGGCCCTACCTGGCGTCGGAGTGCAAGGATCTGCCCAAGTGCGAAAAGTGGCGCTTGGAAATCATCCGGGAGATATCGAAAAAAGTGGCACAAATCCAGAATG CCGGTTTGGGTGAGTTCAGAATCCGGGATCTGAACGACGAGATCAACAAGTTGCTGCGCGAGAAACGACACTGGGAAAATCAAATCTCGGACCTGGGGGGGCCTCACTACCGGCGATATGGTCCGAAGATGTTCGATGCCGAAGGCCGGGAAGTGCCGGGCAATCGCGGCTACAAGTACTTCGGAGCGGCAAAAGATTTACCAGGGGTGCGGGAATTATTCGAGCAGGAACCTCCGCCACCGCCGAAAAAGACCCGGGCGGAATTGATGAAGGACATCGACGCGGACTATTACGGGTATCGGGATGACGACGATGGAATTTTGCTTCCGCTGGAGGAGAAAGCGGAGAAGGCTGCCATTCAGAAAGCGGTTGAGGAATGGAAGCAAAGCCGAGCGAAGGGAGAGCAGAAGGAAGTCGAACCGGAGGAGGACATTTACGGGTCTGATGCGCGGTTGAGTGGCGATGCGGACGAAAAGCAAGGACAGCAGCAAAAGGACGATCCCATGGGGCTGTTGGGACCGAGATTTACCGCGCACGTTCCAGTACCCAGTCAGAAGGACATCGAGGCGGCATTGCTGAGAAAGcgaaaattagaactgatgAAAAAGTATGGCATCGAGGACGATGAAGATATGTGA